The DNA segment CGAAGACACCCTGCTCGGCCTGCTGGGCGACCTCGCTCTGCCCGAGCGGCACAGGCCCCAGGCGCAAGCCATGCGCGAACGCCTGGCCCAGGGGCTGAATTGGTACGAACTGCTACCGATCCTCGATGACCTGGCGGTATTGATGCTGGCCATCACCGATAGCGGCCAGCATGAGTTCGAGGCCTACCTCAAGCATCTCAACGAGCGGCTGGAAGCCTTCCAGAGCAACCTGCAGGCGGCCAGCGACGGGCACGCCGACAGCCGCAGCGCCGCGCGCGAGATGGACACGCAAATCCGTGAACAGATGGATGGCTTGCAAAGCAGTGTCCAGGAAGCGGCCGACCTCGATGACCTCAAGCAAGTGCTGGAAAGTCATCTTGAGGGGCTGTTGGGTGCCATGGATGAGCATCAAAGGCAGCGTGACCAGCGTGAACATGAAGTCGCCGCGCGGTTGCAGGGTTTGGCCGAGCGGGTGGCGAGCATGGAGCAGGAGGCCCAGGGCTATCGGGACCACCTTGAGGTGCAGCGCCAGAAAGCCTTGATCGACCCGCTCACTGGATTGCCCAACCGTGCGGCCTGGAGCGAGCGCCTGGAGTACGAGGTCAATACCTGGCATCAACAGGGCAACAGCCTGTCACTCGCGATGCTCGACCTCGACCACTTCAAGCGCATCAATGACAGCTACGGCCATCTGGCGGGCGACAAGGTGCTGAAAATCATCGCCACTGTATTGAGCAAGCACCTGCGCCCGACGGACTTTATCGCACGGTTTGGCGGTGAGGAGTTTGTGCTGCTGATGCCGGATTCGGCGTTGGGCGGTGCGCTGGAACTCGGCGAACGCCTGCGGGCGGCCATCGAGGCGTGCCCGTTTCACTTCAAGGGCGAGCGGGTGACCATTACGATGTCCATCGGCATGGCGCAGTTCCAGCCCGGCGAGCGCAGCGACCTGGCACTCAAGCGCGCTGACGAGGCGTTGTATCGGGCCAAGGCGGCGGGACGCAACCAGGTGCAGGCGGCCTGAAAATTTGTTCCATTTTGTATTGCCGGCCGCTGGCCGGCAAACCGTACGTTACACTGTTGCATTATCGTCTTTAGCGTAATGCCCGTTGCCATGAAATTTCTAGTTACTGCTCTGCTGTTCCTCACCCTCGCCGGTTGTGCGAGTGGCCCGCGGCTGGATACCAGCCACCCATCGGTGAACTTCGATCATCGTATCCAGTTCGTCGTCCTGCACTACACCGCTACCAACCTTCAAAGCTCGTTGGCGCTATTGACCAAAGGCCAGGTCAGCAGCCATTACCTGATTGGCGATGATGCCCGCGCAACCATCTATAAGCTGGTGGATGAAGACAAGCGCTCCTGGCACGCCGGAGAGAGCGAGTGGATGGGGCGTACCTGGCTCAACTCCAGCTCCATTGGCATCGAGATCGTCAATCCGGGTTATCGCGACACGCCAACAGGTCGGGTCTGGTATCCGTACTCCGAGGCGCAGGTCCAGTCCCTGGTGACCTTGCTCAAGGACATCAGCCAGCGCAACCGGATCAACCCGCGATTCATTATTGGTCATAGCGATATCGCGCCTGGCCGCAAACTCGATCCGGGTCCGTTGTTCCCCTGGAAGCGCCTGGCTGATGAAGGTCTGGGGATCTGGCCCGAGGCCCAGGCGGTTGCGCGGTATCAGGCCGAGTACGCCGGGCAGTTGCCGAGCATTACCTGGTTCCAGGAAGAGTTGGCACGCTTGGGGTATGCCACGCCGCAAACCGGTGAATTGGATGTGGCGACACGGCGTGTACTGGCCGCCTTCCAGATGCGCTTCCGGCCGGCGTTGTTCGACGGTACGCCGGATGCGCAAAGTGCAGCGATCCTGCGGGCACTGAACCACCGCTAAGGTCTTTAAGCGCTGCGCGCAATTGATGTGGGAGTCGTCGAGCTCCCTCCTTTGATCGTTGCAGCCTTTGAGTAGCGCGCTGACTGATAGTTACAGCGGCAACGCCATATAGAACTGCGTGCCCTGCCCCGGCCGGGAATAGACCCCCATCCTGCCGCCGTGCAGCTGCACGATCTCCTTGCACAGCGCCAGCCCCAGGCCGGCGCCGCCTTTCTTGCGGCCTACCTGAACAAAAGGTTCGAAAATCCTGCCCTGCTGGCCATAGGCGATGCCTTCGCCGTTGTCCTCCACGCTGATGATCAGCCGTTCGCCATGGCGCCGCGCTTGCAGGCGAATCTGCCCGCCTTCGCTGGTATGGCGCAGGGCATTGCCCAGCAGATTGTCGAGGACTCGCTCCAATTGCGCCCGGTCGGCGTGTAGCCTGGGTAGTTGCGCCTGTGCCTCTATCACCAGGTCGATGTTTTGCGCATTCGCCAGTTCGGCAAAACGCGCGCGGGCATGTTCGAGCAGATCGTTGGTGTCGCAGGGCGCCAGGGTGAGTTTTTGCAGGCCGTTCTGATAGCGGGAAAAGTTAAGCAAGTCGTTGATCAGTTGCATCAAGCGCTGCATTTCTTCATTGACCGTATTCAGCAGGTCGGCTTCGCGCGACTCGGCGGGGAACTTCGCCCGTTCCTGGAACAGCCCGAATGCCATGTGCATACCGGTGACCGGCGTGCGCAGTTCATGGGAGGCGCGCAGCACGAATTCGCTACGCACACGCTCGAAGGCCCGCTGCTCGGTCACGTCATGCAACACCATCACCGCGCCGAGGATGTGCCCCTGGTGGTGGCTGACCGGCGTCATGCTGTAGGTCAGCAGGCGTGATTCGCCTTCGACTTCCACTTCCAGGTCGTCAGGCGCGCGCTCCAGGTTGCCGCCGCGCAGCACCAGATGCAGTTGCTCATCCAGTTCCGGGCGCTGTAACGCTTCGCCCAAGCCCTCTCCCAGGCGGGTCTCGTCCCAACCCAACTGGCGCTGGGCGACCGGGTTGAGGTGTTCAAGACGGCCTTGGCGGTCGATCATCAGCAAACCGTCGTCGATGCTGTCGAGCACGGCCTGCAAGCGTTGCTGGCCGGCGAGCAGTTCATCGACGTTCGTGGCCTGATGCTGACGCAGGGCTTCGGCCATGATGCCAAAGCGCCGGGTCAACAGGTTCATTTCTGCAGCTGAAGAAATAGGCAGCGTGACATCGAAATTGCCTTGGCCGATTTTATCGGCAGCCTTGGCCAGCGCCTCGATCGGCCCGCCAAAGCGCCGGGCGATGCCATGGGCGGTGATGAACCCGATGATCAGCA comes from the Pseudomonas shahriarae genome and includes:
- a CDS encoding N-acetylmuramoyl-L-alanine amidase; this translates as MKFLVTALLFLTLAGCASGPRLDTSHPSVNFDHRIQFVVLHYTATNLQSSLALLTKGQVSSHYLIGDDARATIYKLVDEDKRSWHAGESEWMGRTWLNSSSIGIEIVNPGYRDTPTGRVWYPYSEAQVQSLVTLLKDISQRNRINPRFIIGHSDIAPGRKLDPGPLFPWKRLADEGLGIWPEAQAVARYQAEYAGQLPSITWFQEELARLGYATPQTGELDVATRRVLAAFQMRFRPALFDGTPDAQSAAILRALNHR
- a CDS encoding KinB sensor domain-containing domain is translated as MKLAMKLRTRLFLSISALITVALLGLLLGLVSVMQMAKTQESLIRSNFITLDLGLKLRQTLGDQLILMLNDTPDPVALNTSKQEYFKLLDQGIAHERSVDRIGGLTQAKADYLRFIEAFDENESTPPSLRNNAKLTASFNALRNGLISEHKTALENISETVRQSRERALWIAGLLGLVGLAVLIIGFITAHGIARRFGGPIEALAKAADKIGQGNFDVTLPISSAAEMNLLTRRFGIMAEALRQHQATNVDELLAGQQRLQAVLDSIDDGLLMIDRQGRLEHLNPVAQRQLGWDETRLGEGLGEALQRPELDEQLHLVLRGGNLERAPDDLEVEVEGESRLLTYSMTPVSHHQGHILGAVMVLHDVTEQRAFERVRSEFVLRASHELRTPVTGMHMAFGLFQERAKFPAESREADLLNTVNEEMQRLMQLINDLLNFSRYQNGLQKLTLAPCDTNDLLEHARARFAELANAQNIDLVIEAQAQLPRLHADRAQLERVLDNLLGNALRHTSEGGQIRLQARRHGERLIISVEDNGEGIAYGQQGRIFEPFVQVGRKKGGAGLGLALCKEIVQLHGGRMGVYSRPGQGTQFYMALPL